One Nicotiana tomentosiformis chromosome 1, ASM39032v3, whole genome shotgun sequence genomic window, ggcccaccatgaaaaaagagGTCACGGACTTCATGAAAAAATACGAGCAACGCCAAAAATACGCCCCAATGATCTACCAAGTAGGCGAACACCTCCATTCGGTCTCCTCACCTTGGCCGTTCatcaagtggggaatggacatcatggTCCCCTTCCCATCAGGGCGAGGTAACGTATGATTCCTTCtgattttaactgattatttctctaagtgggtaaaagcaggagcattcgccaaAATACATGAACAGTAAGTGATAGCCTTTATATGGAAAAACATTGTATGTCGGTTCGGCCTCCCTAAAGAGATCAGCTGCGATAACGGACCCCAATTCACGAGAAAGAATGTCGCTGAATTTTTTGAgaagtggcatatcaaaagaatactttcgacaccataccaccccgcgggcaacgggcaagcagagtcctccaacaagtcaatactgaacatcatgaagaaaaaacttGAAGACGCCAAGGGGCTGTGGCCGGAAATATTACCAGAAATActgtgggcctaccgaacaacacCGAAGACAAGCACAGGAGAAACACCCTACTttttagtctatgggactgatgcagtaataccggTTGAGGTCGGGGAGCCCACCCTAATATATTCCCACGAGAGTAGACCAAGGAACGATGAAAGCAGAAGGCAGGAGCTCGACGAAGTCGAAGAACGAAGAGACATGGCCTACATAAGGTTGATCACCCACAAACAACAAGCAGAACGCTATTACAACAAGAAGGCAAAGGTCAGGCCTCTCAAAGTtggggactacgtgcttaaagctaaaacacaagaAGGGAAAGACCcacgggaaggcaaactaggaacaaactGGGACGGCCCGTACAAAATCACGGCGACAGCAAAGAAAAggtcattccaactagaaacaatgaaaggaaagctactaccaaacaacaagaatattacccacctcaagtacttcaacttttaagagaTAAAGCatcccccaagtcgtactcttttttccctcactttagttttgtcccaattgggttttctcaaggaggtttttaatgaggcgatGAAGGGAACACTTCAAGTTGAAGTACGCAAAGACGAAAGCACGGGACGGCTAGTTTATTGCTCGACCTCTCAAGCACTCTCCAggtcgaccaatgaagggactagatagactggggcTGGGATTGGAATGACAGCCAATGCCCGAAAAattgtaaatttctccaagtgtatgaacaaagcatcaatgcatgaagtttatttctatttctcCAAGCGTACAACCAAGGCAACAATGCTTAAAGTTTACGATGTCGATAAACTACACACCTAGAGGCATATCTTTCTAAACATAGgctatgttcgaccttgttcgaactaatacctaccggccctcggccatagtTAAACAAAGGTTATGTTTGACCTTGTTCAAGCCTTAACACGAGCATCTTCAAGGGCGGCCCCAAAAATAAATCTCGCCGTACGAAAATCTTAGAACACGTCTAGCTGGGTCTCTGCATAAATCCACTCCTTGTACAACTCTCGAGGAACATTAGGAAAGTCCGAGGTATGGGAAGAGGACGGTTGCGCCAGTAATTGGTCCTTCTTGGCCTCAAGAGCAGCAACTCGGTCATAGAGGTCAAAGGTTTCTTTCTCCAACTCTTCGATCCTCTCAATAAGCCGCTCTTCTTTTAGCCTTGCCATTTCCAAGTCATTCTCCCACTCAGAACGGAGAGCCCAGATCACCACCTCAAGGGCCTAGGTCTTTCTCGAAGCCTCCGACCGAGCGAACTCCGCCCTATCCAGATCGTTCTGTTTCTCAGTGATCTCGCCATGAAGAACCTCCATCTGCAGGAGACACTCCTCCAATTTCCTACGCAACTCGACTACCAGTATTTAGAGGTCGCCGCATTGGACCTTCATAGTCATGCTGACCTCGAGCTCTTCTTCCTTGATTCTTAACGTCCCCTCAAGGACACTGCACTTCTCGATGACCTTCATCAGCTCATCATTCTTTTGCTTCAGCTCATCCCGAAGGACCTGTAAATTTCCACCCTCGCCAAACCGCATGCGGATCTCCCAGTATTTTCCACGGTACTCGAAGTATTTGCATTGCAGCTTCTTGAATATAGCCTTATGCCTCTCCTCCCTTCGGGCACTTTTAATTTCCAAGATCATGGTCTGTAACCATAAAAAGAAAGAGAATCAAAAATAAGAATGCCTCCACTGACAAGGGCAAAGCACTAAAACGAAGCCCAAAATTTTGAATATAATAGACAGGGAAATAGAAGCCTTGAAAATTTTACGCTGAGAGCGAGGCCGGCTATGCTCCTCGATAACGTAACGTCAACGTCGGAGCAAAGGGTACCAAGGGCAGGGACCATGTTCTTTGTGTTCTTCAACAGATCATGATCCATGGTGAGGTTTTATCTCTCCCATCGGCAGGCAAGAAGCACCGCCAGCCGGCCGCGAGGCCGATGGCCTCTCTTGTCGCGAAGCATCAGAAACCCTAGCGGCCAGCCCTTCGACTTCCATCATCGTAGAAGGAAGAGATATACTTTCTACATCTTCCGCCGATCTCGGAACCTCACATGCCAGCTCGACGTCGCCTTCAAGAATTATGTTCTCCGTCTCACGGAGAGTAAAATCATCTATCACGGAATCTACGGCCCGGGAAGCCCCTTCGCCAATGTCCACTGACCTCCTCTTACGGGGCACCAAATCCCCGTCACTTGGCGATGATTCCTCCTCGTCCACAAGAAGGTACAAAGGGGAAGCCGGAGGCTCTGCCGTCGGAATATCCGCAGGTAGAGAAGAGATTGATGATGAAGTAGCAGTAAGTGGGACCAAAGAGCGAGCATACCTAGCTGCGGTCGTAGACGGGGCAAAAACCAAAGAGCAAGCAGACCTTGCTACAGTCGTAGAGGGGGAAGACACCGAAAAGGAAGCATTTTTCCTCTTACAGAATACAGGTGGGGGAGCTCGCGGCCTCCTCGAAGGCCCTCGTGCTGGAATTAAAAGAAGCGCAAAAGAAAAGAGGGTCAGCTAGAGCAAACTATAAAATGGTAAGCGACTAAGATCCCAAAACGAATAGACTCGCCGGTTAAGAAGGGAGCATGTCCAAACTTCTTAAAAAAGCCTGGCCACTCACGAATTCCCGCGAAGTGAGGAAGGAGCCGGCCGACCCAATAAGAAATGTCCCCGACCAAAAGAGGGGGCGTAGTCTTGACTGCATAAGAGATAAGCAAGAGATCAGAACTTACGATTAAGAAAATAAATCAAATGCCTCAACGAAGAGAAGTTAGATGCGTACGAGTATAATTCCAAGTTTCGGGGAAGCCGTCTACATTGTCCACCATGTCCTCGGTTCTGATAAAGAAAATATTGTGCTAGAACTGTCGGCTCGCCTtatcatccatcttcaccaccaggcaCTTGCCCCCTCTATGTCAAAGGTTTAGCATTGTcccctatagaaactaggggcGAAGTATGATCTCTACCCCAGCCAATTCCGCAAACTTAGTAAGGATCCTAATGAGCTTGTAGATATACGGCCCGAGCTGAGCCGGGCAAACACCATAGAAACGGCAAAACTCGTCTGCCAAGGGGAGAAGGGGAAGAGTGTAGCCAAGATAAAAGGGGTAGGCGTAGAACGCACAATACCCGGGGAGATGGACTTGCACCACATCCCGCCCTGTAGGGACCAACTTGATGTGAGCGGGATTGTCAAATTTAGCCCAAATCTCTAATAAATCAGCCTCTTTCATCGTCGACTCGGAGATCTCGGACTCAGCTTCAGGCTCTTTTGTAAAGTCAGACCTGACTTTCTTGCCATGATGACTTATTTACTCCATCGTGGGGAAGTTCTCATCCTCAACAGCAATAGAGACGCCCTCCGCGTGAGGAGGCAAAACCATCGCCAAGGGAACCAGGTTATTTCCCTCGCTGGGACCAGAAGATACGTTAACCATAGTTCTAAAGAAAGAGAGGGTATTCAAGTAATGAAAAGTGAAAAGCAACAGGGATCGCTAGATCAGGAAAAGAAGATACACAACAatggaataagaagaagaaggcacAAGGTTTCGATATGGAAAATCTGTAAAACACGAGCGTATGCCCTcacatccctatttataagaaTCCAGGCATCGAAATTAAGAAATTATGCCATCATTACCTGGCACAGGCATCTAAGCGGCAGATCCAATCAACAGGCACACGTGAAATGATGCAAAGCATCGGAAAAATACACCATAAAGACGCATGACGTCATGACGTCACTTTGATCCAGAAATGACGTAACCCCAAATCTTGCGGCTCACAAAAGGCCATGTCGCCATCTTGTCTCAAATATCACGACCCGACCCACTCGTCCAATCTTCTCGAATACGATAAACAGAATCCGCTCATCAAGGCCGTCTGAGGCtggcctcaataagcggagggacaaactgtataggtcaaaatctgccCAAGAATATTTAGGGCAAGATAGCACTAAGGAAAGGGTTAGTTGAGGTCGACCAGGAAGCAGCGAGATTCGTGGTCGAGATATCAAcaatggtcgaggtcgagcaccgtTAACAGAGCTGTGACGGCTAGTTTTTAAAacaggatattaaagagaatattctaataGATATTCTCcgtacttgtactattagggtttgttagggatatgtctcatatatatataggaaaagaGACAATGATGGAGGGCATGCGacatttatttggaagaatacACTTTGataaaaagattctctctcttaccAAGATACAAACAACacctttttatcaagattcttgtCCACATTATTCCCTACTTACCGCCAGATCCGAGGATAATTCGAACATTCAAGGATTTGtttgtcattcatcattgtcaggaggaataATATCTAGCTtctcctttattgggtgaatcatttctTTATTTACCCAAATGCCATTTATTATTGTTCATTGCTATTTAATGCTCATTTATTACGCACGTTATTTGGAATGATTATCACACACCATTATTATTTTTCTAGTAGATCTGTTCAACATTAATCACGCTTTCATAACTCGcatctagaaatattattgttaatTAGGTTTAACCCCTTAATAcatagatttaattatttgagcCAAGAAccatactttttggtcaaacaatttggcgtcgTCTATGGGAATTTCTtacttaaatttttagtttcttctagatctatcaCTGACACGGATCAcaaacgtaaaaaaaaaaaaggaaacaagaAAAAGATCTCCTTTCTTTATGTGCACAAATCCCAACATGGTAGGTGTTAGGACCCTAATATTTGACATCGGACGGGGTGCGACTGTGGCAAGGATTGAGCGTGATGGCCTTGCTAGTGGCCTATGCAGGAGCAAAATGATCATGCAGGACAATGGACGAGAAACATTGTCAAGTGAACAAGTATTGGCCAAGGTCTTGAGAGAGGCAAGACAGGCTTGGCAAAGGCTTGAAAAGGCAGTGTGGGCAAGTTTGGGCAGCATGGCATGGCATGCGTGCCAAAGACAAAGGTACAGGCAGTTCAAGTTGTGGGAGCGCCAAGTACAAGCAA contains:
- the LOC138908965 gene encoding uncharacterized protein — translated: MKKKLEDAKGLWPEILPEILWAYRTTPKTSTGETPYFLVYGTDAVIPVEVGEPTLIYSHESRPRNDESRRQELDEVEERRDMAYIRLITHKQQAERYYNKKAKVRPLKVGDYVLKAKTQEGKDPREGKLGTNWDGPYKITATAKKRSFQLETMKGKLLPNNKNITHLKYFNF